A genomic region of Cygnus atratus isolate AKBS03 ecotype Queensland, Australia chromosome 13, CAtr_DNAZoo_HiC_assembly, whole genome shotgun sequence contains the following coding sequences:
- the LOC118245595 gene encoding G-protein coupled receptor 183-B-like, giving the protein MEKAISGCFFQQMYSSLTSISMERDHMKDLRRYLVLKYIQYLVLSSSNAVSTLLGLLGSLYVTIILQSAKVSSKSTTVLIASLAKADILVSVSVAAEMVAWTFDVAISSPAFASALLQNLLTANAHISALLLSCVALEAYLITFFPTESRHLRTVKNARRTSRIIWLLVAAECILFQTDDLLKAGSSPAPVCSLLVFHFSSRAAALLRSLSYFLGILLRIVNVYFYYKIFFSMSNRSTLKTK; this is encoded by the exons ATGGAGAAAGCTATTTCTGGCTGCTTTTTCCAGCAAAT GTATTCTTCCCTGACTAGTATTTCTATGGAGAGAGACCACATGAAAGATCTCAGAAGATACCTGGTACTTAAATATATCCAATACCTTGTCCTGTCTTCTTCAAATGCTGTCAGCACCCTTCTGGGCTTGCTGGGCAGCTTGTACGTGACAATCATCCTGCAGTCTGCAAAGGTTTCATCCAAGTCCACCACAGTTCTCATCGCGAGTCTAGCAAAAGCAGACATCCTGGTTTCTGTTAGTGTTGCTGCTGAAATGGTCGCGTGGACCTTTGATGTTGCTATCTCATCTCCAGCATTCGCCTCGGCCCTGCTGCAGAACCTGCTCACTGCAAACGCACACATCAGCGCCTTGCTGCTGAGCTGCGTTGCCCTCGAAGCTTACTTGATCACCTTCTTCCCCACAGAGTCTCGCCATCTGCGGACAGTGAAAAATGCCCGACGGACTTCCAGGATCATCTGGCTCTTGGTAGCCGCCGAGTGCATCCTGTTCCAGACAGATGACCTCCTGAAGGCCggcagctctcctgctcccGTCTGCAGCCTCTTGGTGTTTCATTTCTCCAGCAGGGCCGCAGCCCTTCTCAGGTCCCTCAGTTACTTCCTGGGCATTCTTCTAAGGATTGTCAACGTGTACTTCtactacaaaatatttttcagcatgtcCAACAGATCTACACTAAAAACAAAGTAG